A portion of the Streptomyces erythrochromogenes genome contains these proteins:
- a CDS encoding histidine phosphatase family protein, with product MAPRILLARHGQTAWSQLGKHTGRTDVPLLEEGRQGAKLLGERLARDPWRGLPGLEVRTSPLLRASESCDLAGFGARAEPWDALLEWDYGDYEGMTPAEIQAVRPGWLIWRDGVPGGESVADVSARADEVVAWARSAERDVLVFAHGHVLRTLAARWLGFEASFGARIRLEPTSLSVLGWAYGAPALERWNDTGHLDV from the coding sequence ATGGCCCCCCGCATCCTGCTGGCCCGTCACGGCCAGACGGCGTGGTCCCAGCTCGGCAAGCACACCGGACGCACGGACGTGCCGCTGCTGGAGGAGGGCAGGCAGGGCGCGAAACTGCTCGGCGAGCGCCTGGCCCGCGACCCGTGGCGGGGCCTGCCCGGCCTGGAGGTGCGCACCAGCCCGCTGCTCCGCGCGAGCGAGAGCTGCGACCTGGCGGGCTTCGGCGCCCGGGCCGAGCCGTGGGACGCGCTGCTGGAGTGGGACTACGGCGACTACGAGGGCATGACCCCGGCCGAGATCCAGGCGGTCCGGCCGGGCTGGCTGATCTGGCGCGACGGCGTCCCGGGCGGCGAGTCCGTCGCCGACGTCTCGGCGCGCGCCGACGAGGTGGTGGCGTGGGCGCGCTCGGCGGAGCGGGACGTGCTCGTCTTCGCCCACGGGCACGTCCTGCGCACCCTGGCTGCGCGCTGGCTGGGCTTCGAAGCCTCCTTCGGAGCCCGGATCCGCCTGGAGCCGACGTCCCTCTCGGTCCTGGGCTGGGCGTACGGGGCGCCGGCGCTGGAACGCTGGAACGACACGGGCCACCTGGACGTGTAG
- a CDS encoding tetratricopeptide repeat protein, translating into MAAFPHSPNSTFRRLRGQHSPAEFAALVRRAAKEIGETVSCDARYIGRVESGEIRCPNYAYERVFLHMFPGRTLADLGFSPRESVRGRAAQRGPGPSSCSVPRSPSSAKESDVLRRAFMAGGSATVAAATLGLTVLGDNRRLPARAGESEAAAVEDAVRRIRLLDDRHGADALYRRASEPLRTAYALLDAGATRQSTEDRLHSGAGELAVSVGWLAHDSGRFDDARSHYAEALATARVARDSGLEAHAFSNMSFLARDTGRAREAVRAAQAGRRAASSLGSPRLLSLLALREAGGWAGLEDRKACEESLARAHREFSRGPAEADPEWMSFFGEAELESLEARCWSALGEHARAARHARRAADLQDPHFARNVALYTAELAGDLARADAPDEAAWAGGRVLDLLGEVQSTRVRSMLAETAATLVPHQRSPRVGAFLTRHRSAPAGVTA; encoded by the coding sequence ATGGCGGCGTTCCCCCACTCACCCAACTCCACGTTCCGGCGGCTGCGCGGGCAGCACTCCCCTGCCGAGTTCGCGGCCCTGGTACGACGGGCGGCGAAGGAGATCGGAGAAACGGTTTCCTGCGACGCGCGCTACATCGGCCGGGTCGAGTCCGGCGAGATCCGCTGCCCCAACTACGCCTACGAGCGGGTCTTCCTCCACATGTTCCCCGGCCGCACCCTGGCCGACCTGGGCTTCTCCCCCCGCGAGAGCGTCCGCGGGCGCGCCGCGCAACGCGGCCCGGGCCCCTCCTCCTGCTCCGTCCCCCGTTCCCCTTCCAGTGCCAAGGAGAGCGACGTGCTGCGTCGCGCGTTCATGGCGGGCGGCTCCGCCACCGTGGCGGCCGCGACGCTCGGCCTCACCGTGCTCGGCGACAACCGCCGGCTGCCCGCGCGCGCCGGCGAGTCCGAGGCCGCCGCCGTCGAGGACGCCGTACGCCGGATCCGGCTCCTGGACGACCGGCACGGCGCGGACGCCCTGTACCGCCGGGCCTCCGAGCCCCTGCGCACCGCCTACGCCCTGCTCGACGCCGGGGCGACGCGGCAGTCCACCGAGGACCGGCTGCACTCGGGCGCCGGTGAACTGGCCGTCTCGGTCGGCTGGCTGGCCCACGACTCCGGCCGCTTCGACGACGCCCGCTCGCACTACGCGGAGGCGCTGGCCACGGCCCGGGTGGCGCGGGACTCGGGCCTGGAGGCGCACGCCTTCAGCAACATGTCCTTCCTGGCCCGCGACACCGGGCGCGCTCGCGAGGCGGTACGCGCGGCCCAGGCGGGCCGGCGCGCCGCGTCCTCCCTCGGCTCGCCCCGACTGCTGTCACTGCTGGCCCTGCGGGAGGCGGGCGGGTGGGCGGGTCTGGAGGACCGCAAGGCCTGCGAGGAGTCGCTGGCGCGGGCGCACCGGGAGTTCTCCCGGGGGCCGGCGGAGGCCGACCCCGAGTGGATGTCCTTCTTCGGGGAGGCGGAGCTGGAGTCGCTGGAGGCGCGGTGCTGGTCGGCGCTCGGGGAACACGCCCGCGCGGCGCGGCACGCGCGGCGGGCGGCCGACCTCCAGGATCCGCACTTCGCCCGGAACGTGGCCCTCTACACCGCCGAGCTGGCCGGTGACCTGGCGCGGGCGGACGCCCCCGACGAGGCCGCGTGGGCGGGCGGGCGGGTGCTGGACCTCCTGGGCGAGGTCCAGTCGACGCGGGTCCGCTCGATGCTCGCGGAGACGGCCGCGACCCTGGTCCCCCACCAGCGGTCCCCCCGCGTGGGCGCGTTCCTGACCCGCCACCGCTCGGCTCCCGCCGGGGTGACCGCCTGA
- a CDS encoding spermidine synthase, with the protein MAGKDRNKGRQRGRGGAEAVVGQVDGGRAELEPDRERPGAWTLLIDGAPQSHVDLDDPAYLDFSYQRRIGHLIDLAAPARQPLNVVHLGGGAFTLARYTAASRPRSTQQVVEIDAALVAFVREHLPLDPQARVRVRAVDARAGLAKVPDGWADLVIADVFSGARTPAHLTSTEFLDDVRRALAPAGWYVANLADGPPLTHLRGQIATAASRFTELALAADPVVWRGKRFGNAVLVAADRELPVAEFTRRVASDPHPGRVEHGRALADFAGGAAPVADASSVASPQPPSSVFR; encoded by the coding sequence GTGGCAGGCAAGGACAGGAACAAGGGCAGGCAGCGCGGGCGGGGCGGCGCGGAGGCGGTCGTCGGGCAGGTGGACGGCGGCCGGGCGGAGCTGGAGCCGGACCGCGAGCGCCCCGGCGCCTGGACCCTGCTGATCGACGGCGCCCCGCAGTCGCACGTGGACCTCGACGATCCCGCGTACCTGGACTTCTCCTACCAGCGGCGGATCGGCCACCTCATCGATCTCGCCGCGCCCGCACGCCAGCCCCTGAACGTCGTGCACCTGGGCGGCGGCGCCTTCACCCTCGCCCGCTACACCGCGGCGTCCCGGCCCCGCTCCACGCAGCAGGTCGTGGAGATCGACGCCGCCCTGGTGGCCTTCGTACGGGAGCACCTGCCGCTGGACCCGCAGGCGCGGGTCCGGGTCCGGGCGGTGGACGCGCGGGCCGGCCTGGCCAAGGTCCCGGACGGCTGGGCGGACCTGGTGATCGCGGACGTGTTCAGCGGGGCGCGCACCCCGGCGCACCTGACGAGCACCGAGTTCCTGGACGACGTACGCCGGGCCCTGGCGCCCGCCGGGTGGTACGTGGCGAACCTCGCGGACGGGCCGCCGCTGACCCACCTGCGCGGCCAGATCGCGACGGCGGCGTCCCGCTTCACGGAGCTGGCGCTGGCCGCGGACCCGGTGGTGTGGCGAGGGAAACGTTTCGGCAATGCCGTGCTGGTCGCGGCGGACCGGGAACTGCCCGTCGCCGAATTCACCCGCCGGGTCGCGAGCGACCCGCATCCGGGCCGGGTCGAGCACGGCCGGGCGCTCGCGGACTTCGCGGGCGGCGCGGCCCCGGTCGCCGACGCCTCCTCGGTGGCCTCGCCGCAGCCGCCGTCCTCCGTCTTCCGCTAG
- a CDS encoding LysR family transcriptional regulator — translation MELRDVEVFLALADELHFGRTAERLHISQARVSQVVKKLERATGAALFERTTRTVHLTLIGRRLRDDLAHARDLFQDALVRANCAAQGVGGALRLGVPGAMGHEIRPLIEEFRSRHPGGEVQLLESRLSDPFGPLRANQVDAQVLWLPVQEPDLIVGPVVLTEGRVLAVPTGSEMACLDSVTWEQLDGHPVADIGSMAPPYWGEALAPRRTPNGRLIKRGPAACTIQEVLALVADGKVISPLHEHSTRYFSHPDITYVPLREAPSTQWALVWSSTTYRSGVVRAFARVAEELGSPSV, via the coding sequence TTGGAACTGCGAGACGTAGAGGTCTTTTTGGCACTGGCGGACGAGCTCCACTTCGGGCGGACGGCCGAGCGGCTGCACATCTCCCAGGCCCGGGTCAGCCAGGTCGTCAAGAAGCTGGAACGGGCCACCGGGGCAGCCCTGTTCGAGCGCACCACCCGCACCGTGCACCTCACGCTGATCGGCCGCCGCCTGCGCGACGACCTCGCACATGCGCGGGACCTGTTCCAGGACGCGCTCGTGAGGGCCAACTGCGCGGCCCAGGGGGTGGGCGGAGCATTGCGGCTGGGAGTCCCCGGAGCCATGGGGCATGAAATTCGGCCTTTGATCGAGGAATTCCGGTCACGCCATCCGGGCGGTGAAGTCCAATTGCTGGAGTCCCGCCTTTCCGATCCGTTCGGCCCCCTCCGCGCCAATCAAGTCGACGCCCAGGTCCTGTGGCTGCCGGTCCAGGAACCGGATCTGATCGTCGGCCCGGTGGTACTGACCGAAGGGCGTGTGCTCGCCGTGCCGACCGGGTCCGAAATGGCCTGCCTGGACTCCGTCACCTGGGAGCAGCTCGACGGCCACCCGGTCGCCGACATCGGCAGCATGGCGCCGCCCTACTGGGGGGAGGCGCTGGCGCCGCGGCGGACACCGAACGGGCGCCTCATCAAGCGGGGTCCGGCCGCGTGCACCATCCAGGAGGTCCTCGCCCTGGTCGCGGACGGAAAGGTCATCAGCCCACTGCACGAGCACTCCACCCGGTACTTCTCCCATCCGGACATCACCTACGTGCCGCTCCGCGAGGCCCCGAGCACCCAGTGGGCCCTCGTGTGGTCCAGCACCACGTACCGGAGCGGGGTCGTGCGCGCCTTCGCCCGGGTGGCAGAAGAACTCGGGAGCCCTTCCGTGTGA
- a CDS encoding response regulator transcription factor: MASVLVVEDDQFVRSALIRHLTEASHTVRSVGTALEALREVAHHRFDVVILDLGLPDLDGSEALKMLRGITDVPVIIATARDDEAEIVRLLNDGADDYLTKPFSVEHLSARMAAVLRRARAAAGAEPPSRVLRVGGLAIDPLRRQAELDGAVLDLTRREFDLLAFLAGRPGVVVARRELLAEVWQQSYGDDQTIDVHLSWLRRKLGETAARPRYLHTLRGVGVKLEPPQ; encoded by the coding sequence ATGGCAAGTGTGCTCGTGGTCGAGGACGACCAGTTCGTACGTTCCGCCCTCATCCGGCACCTGACCGAGGCCTCGCACACCGTGCGGAGCGTCGGCACGGCCCTGGAGGCCCTGCGCGAGGTCGCGCACCACCGCTTCGACGTGGTCATCCTCGACCTCGGCCTGCCCGACCTGGACGGGTCCGAGGCACTTAAGATGCTGCGCGGCATCACCGACGTGCCCGTGATCATCGCCACCGCGCGCGACGACGAGGCCGAGATCGTCCGGCTGCTCAACGACGGCGCCGACGACTACCTGACCAAACCCTTCTCCGTCGAACACCTCTCCGCCCGCATGGCCGCCGTCCTGCGCCGCGCCCGGGCCGCCGCCGGCGCCGAACCGCCCTCGCGCGTCCTGCGCGTCGGCGGCCTCGCCATCGACCCGCTGCGCCGCCAGGCCGAGCTCGACGGGGCCGTACTGGACCTCACCCGCCGCGAGTTCGACCTGCTGGCCTTCCTCGCCGGGCGGCCCGGAGTGGTCGTGGCCCGGCGCGAACTGCTCGCCGAGGTCTGGCAGCAGTCGTACGGCGACGACCAGACCATCGACGTCCACCTGTCCTGGCTGCGCCGCAAACTCGGCGAGACCGCCGCCCGGCCGCGGTACCTGCACACCCTGCGCGGCGTCGGCGTGAAGCTGGAGCCACCGCAGTGA
- a CDS encoding sensor histidine kinase, producing MRWALVKVCLAVTAMVVVAFAVPLGLVVQEMASDRAFSNAERQAATIGPTLSITTDPTQLSKAVESTQMGAARRMAVHVPAIGDSPPVSIGEGRAGERAVAETRRMGRATTAKVSGGGSALLQPTALGSGDIAVVEIFVPESEVSNGVATAWLVLAGVGLALIVGSVAVADRLGARLVRPAERLADAAHQLGEGRLGARVPEAGPKELRSAAVAFNAMADQVVELLANERELAADLSHRLRTPLTVLRLNTASLGDGPAAEQTRAAVEQLEREVDTIIRTAREQRPATGLVGAGAGCDASEVIRDRMDFWSALAEDEGREVRLAGVDRTVRIPVARPELAAALDAMLGNVFRHTPEGTPFAVDVHDAGDAVIVLVSDAGPGISDPDAALRRGNDGGRDGSTGLGLDIVRRVAESTGGDVRLGRSVLGGTEVRVWIGLDGRSAGGPGGGRPGRGRRGNRRNRGRATP from the coding sequence ATGAGATGGGCCCTGGTCAAGGTGTGCCTCGCGGTCACGGCCATGGTGGTCGTCGCCTTCGCCGTACCGCTCGGACTCGTCGTCCAGGAGATGGCCAGCGACCGCGCCTTCTCCAACGCCGAGCGGCAGGCCGCCACCATCGGGCCGACGCTGTCGATCACCACCGACCCGACGCAGCTGAGCAAGGCGGTGGAGTCCACGCAGATGGGCGCCGCCCGGCGGATGGCCGTCCACGTGCCCGCGATCGGCGACAGCCCGCCGGTGAGCATCGGCGAGGGCCGGGCCGGGGAACGCGCCGTCGCCGAGACCCGGCGGATGGGGCGGGCCACGACGGCCAAGGTGTCCGGCGGCGGCTCGGCACTGCTCCAGCCGACCGCGCTCGGGTCCGGGGACATCGCCGTGGTGGAGATCTTCGTACCGGAGAGCGAGGTCAGCAACGGCGTCGCGACCGCCTGGCTGGTGCTGGCGGGCGTCGGACTGGCCCTGATCGTGGGCTCGGTCGCGGTGGCCGACCGGCTCGGCGCCCGGCTGGTCCGGCCGGCCGAACGGCTCGCGGACGCCGCGCACCAGCTCGGCGAGGGGCGGCTCGGGGCGCGCGTGCCGGAGGCTGGCCCGAAGGAGCTGCGCTCCGCGGCCGTCGCGTTCAACGCGATGGCGGACCAGGTGGTCGAGCTCCTCGCCAACGAGCGGGAACTGGCCGCGGACCTCTCGCACCGGCTGCGCACCCCGCTGACGGTGCTCCGGCTCAACACCGCCTCGCTCGGGGACGGCCCGGCCGCCGAGCAGACCCGGGCGGCGGTGGAGCAGCTGGAGCGCGAGGTCGACACGATCATCCGCACCGCCCGGGAGCAGCGCCCGGCCACCGGCCTGGTCGGGGCCGGTGCGGGATGCGACGCCTCCGAGGTGATCCGCGACCGGATGGACTTCTGGTCGGCGCTCGCGGAGGACGAGGGCCGCGAGGTGCGGCTCGCGGGAGTGGACCGCACGGTACGGATCCCCGTGGCGCGGCCCGAACTCGCCGCCGCCCTGGACGCCATGCTCGGGAACGTCTTCCGGCACACCCCCGAGGGCACCCCCTTCGCGGTGGACGTGCACGACGCGGGCGACGCGGTGATCGTGCTGGTCTCGGACGCGGGCCCCGGCATCTCCGACCCGGACGCCGCCCTGCGCCGCGGCAACGACGGCGGCCGCGACGGGTCCACGGGCCTCGGCCTGGACATCGTGCGCCGGGTCGCGGAGTCGACCGGCGGCGACGTGCGGCTGGGGCGTTCGGTGCTCGGCGGCACCGAGGTCCGGGTGTGGATCGGCCTGGACGGCCGGAGCGCGGGCGGCCCGGGCGGGGGGCGGCCCGGGCGCGGCCGACGCGGCAACCGACGTAACCGGGGGCGCGCCACGCCGTGA
- a CDS encoding DUF5993 family protein, with product MDTLIFGGLLATLVAMYRETSRMVVLGAWWAVLIAVTLLMAHHITGSLALTLSW from the coding sequence ATGGACACCCTCATCTTCGGCGGGCTCCTCGCCACGCTGGTCGCCATGTACCGGGAGACGTCCCGGATGGTCGTGCTCGGGGCGTGGTGGGCCGTGCTCATCGCCGTCACCCTGCTGATGGCACACCACATCACCGGCAGCCTGGCCCTGACGCTGAGCTGGTGA
- a CDS encoding disulfide bond formation protein B, translating to MATIESLIPESTPEATQPGKVQYWFACFFAIGWTAVVGASLFHEFGAREFPCPLCVVQRMFMLLAALGAAYIIRTALLRGSVTGRHYMTGWGLALIALMGGSFASWRQTALHILPGAKGYGGEVFGLHLYVWALILFQVSVVVVGIALATAHTTAEHGVPATEPGLLRTAGLFALWLLGAVIVVSMAAVFLEEGFHWFLPDAPKRYRFFSDIGILG from the coding sequence ATGGCGACGATCGAGAGCCTCATCCCGGAGAGCACGCCCGAGGCCACCCAGCCGGGCAAGGTCCAGTACTGGTTCGCCTGCTTCTTCGCCATCGGCTGGACGGCCGTGGTGGGCGCCAGCCTCTTCCACGAGTTCGGGGCGCGGGAGTTCCCGTGCCCGCTCTGCGTCGTGCAGCGGATGTTCATGCTGCTGGCGGCGCTGGGGGCGGCGTACATCATCCGTACGGCGCTGCTGCGCGGCTCGGTGACGGGCCGCCACTACATGACGGGCTGGGGCCTGGCCCTGATCGCGCTCATGGGGGGCTCCTTCGCGTCCTGGCGGCAGACGGCGCTGCACATCCTGCCGGGCGCCAAGGGGTACGGGGGCGAGGTGTTCGGCCTGCACCTGTACGTGTGGGCGCTGATCCTCTTCCAGGTGTCGGTGGTGGTCGTCGGCATCGCCCTGGCCACCGCGCACACCACGGCCGAGCACGGTGTTCCGGCGACCGAGCCGGGGCTGCTGCGGACGGCGGGGCTGTTCGCGCTCTGGCTCCTGGGCGCGGTCATCGTCGTGAGCATGGCGGCCGTCTTCCTGGAGGAGGGCTTCCACTGGTTCCTCCCGGATGCCCCGAAGCGGTACCGGTTCTTCTCCGACATCGGGATCCTGGGCTAG
- a CDS encoding NADPH-dependent F420 reductase — translation MRYAVLGTGIVGRTVAARLDSLGHQVVIGTRDPGATGGRAEYSDWQEVHPGVGLAGFAEAARDGEVLVNATGGRVSVAALTEADAAHLEGKVLIDVANPLDFSGGFPPGLDPVNDDSLGELIQRTFPGLRVVKTLNTMNCQIMVDPARVAGEHHVFVSGEDADAKRAVRELLHSFGWPEESVLDLGGIETARGTEMLLPIWLRLMGALGHTDFNFHIRGA, via the coding sequence ATGCGCTACGCAGTCCTCGGCACCGGGATCGTCGGCCGTACGGTGGCCGCCCGGCTCGACTCCCTGGGCCACCAGGTCGTCATCGGGACCCGGGACCCCGGGGCGACCGGCGGCCGGGCCGAGTACTCGGACTGGCAGGAGGTCCACCCGGGGGTGGGGCTGGCCGGCTTCGCGGAAGCCGCCCGGGACGGCGAGGTGCTGGTCAACGCCACCGGCGGGCGGGTGAGCGTCGCCGCGCTGACGGAGGCGGACGCCGCGCACCTGGAGGGCAAGGTCCTGATCGACGTCGCGAACCCGCTGGACTTCTCGGGCGGCTTCCCGCCGGGCCTGGACCCGGTGAACGACGACAGCCTGGGCGAGCTGATCCAGCGGACGTTCCCGGGGCTGCGGGTGGTCAAGACGCTGAACACGATGAACTGCCAGATCATGGTGGACCCGGCGCGGGTCGCCGGCGAGCACCACGTCTTCGTCTCGGGCGAGGACGCGGACGCGAAGCGGGCCGTGCGCGAACTGCTGCACTCCTTCGGGTGGCCGGAGGAAAGCGTCCTGGACCTCGGCGGCATCGAGACGGCCCGGGGCACGGAGATGCTGCTGCCGATCTGGCTCCGCCTGATGGGCGCGCTCGGCCACACGGACTTCAACTTCCACATCCGAGGCGCCTGA